One genomic window of Indioceanicola profundi includes the following:
- a CDS encoding MinD/ParA family protein translates to MTMVASTNVTPLRRQNVLAVASGKGGVGKTFFSITLSHALASLGRRTLLFDGDLGLANVDIQLGLMPKRDIGQVVDGLYTMEGATTRFPEGGFDILAGRSGSGNLANLAPPRLGQLRNDLMDMARVYDWVVIDLGAGVDRTVRAFSGPAGATLVVTTDEPTSITDAYAFLKLAWQSNPGADLRIVVNMAQTRAEGEKTYETLLAACRRFLKKEPPLAGIVRRDLKVRDAIKTQTPLLLRSPSADAAQDVEAIAQRIIQGQ, encoded by the coding sequence ATGACCATGGTTGCCTCCACGAATGTGACGCCGCTGCGCCGCCAGAACGTGCTCGCCGTTGCCAGCGGAAAGGGCGGGGTCGGCAAGACCTTCTTCTCCATCACCCTGTCCCACGCGCTGGCAAGCCTGGGCCGCCGGACCCTGCTGTTCGACGGCGACCTCGGCCTGGCGAACGTGGACATCCAGCTCGGCCTGATGCCGAAGCGCGACATCGGCCAGGTGGTGGACGGGCTCTACACAATGGAAGGGGCGACCACGCGCTTCCCGGAAGGCGGGTTCGACATCCTGGCCGGACGCTCCGGCTCCGGAAATCTCGCCAATCTGGCCCCGCCGCGGCTCGGGCAGCTCCGCAACGATCTCATGGACATGGCGCGGGTCTATGACTGGGTCGTGATCGACCTTGGCGCTGGCGTGGACCGCACGGTGCGCGCCTTCTCCGGCCCTGCCGGGGCCACGCTGGTGGTCACGACGGATGAGCCGACCAGCATTACCGACGCCTACGCCTTCCTGAAGCTGGCATGGCAGAGCAATCCGGGCGCGGACCTGCGGATCGTCGTCAACATGGCGCAGACACGCGCCGAAGGTGAAAAGACGTATGAGACCCTGTTGGCCGCCTGCCGTCGGTTCCTGAAGAAGGAACCGCCGCTGGCCGGGATCGTGCGCCGGGATTTGAAGGTGCGGGACGCCATCAAGACCCAGACCCCGCTTCTGCTCCGCTCCCCCAGTGCGGATGCGGCACAGGATGTGGAAGCCATCGCCCAGCGCATCATCCAGGGCCAATAG
- a CDS encoding flagellar biosynthesis protein FlhF, whose amino-acid sequence MRLKSFHAPTMAEAMRLVREVLGDDAIIVATREEDGVGVRVTAAVEEEDGNLPAPSPAPVLRFGAPLEPQGPDVLDRVSEVLLHHGAPAAVNQQIMDAVSDLDVRDPLAALAAGLDQVFGFQPLPDGRYPRALMLVGPPGSGKTLTIAKLCTRAFRNGRPVGVVSTDTVRAGGIDQLSAYTRLLKLRLITAEDPVALADALEVQKGAEQVLVDSAGRNPYDEADMRELRDFLVAADIEPVLVLPAGLDAQEAGEMARAFRQVGVRRLLPTRLDMARRLGSLLAAAYEAEMSFADASATPKVIDGLGALTPTTLARFMMPEEAAAAQRRIKQTGTHA is encoded by the coding sequence ATGCGGCTGAAATCCTTCCACGCACCCACCATGGCGGAAGCCATGCGCCTCGTCCGCGAGGTGCTGGGCGATGACGCCATCATCGTCGCCACGCGCGAGGAGGACGGCGTCGGGGTTCGCGTCACCGCGGCGGTCGAAGAGGAGGATGGGAACCTGCCCGCCCCCTCCCCCGCCCCGGTGCTGCGCTTCGGCGCCCCGCTGGAGCCCCAAGGGCCTGATGTCCTCGACCGCGTCTCCGAAGTGCTGCTGCATCACGGCGCGCCGGCCGCGGTGAACCAGCAGATAATGGACGCCGTTTCCGATCTCGACGTCCGCGATCCGCTCGCGGCCCTGGCCGCCGGGCTTGATCAGGTCTTCGGCTTCCAGCCGTTGCCCGACGGACGTTACCCGCGTGCCTTGATGCTGGTCGGGCCGCCCGGGTCGGGCAAGACGCTGACGATTGCGAAGCTCTGCACCCGCGCCTTCCGCAATGGCCGCCCGGTGGGCGTGGTCTCCACCGACACGGTGCGGGCCGGCGGGATCGACCAGCTATCCGCCTATACGCGCCTGCTGAAGCTGCGCCTCATCACGGCGGAGGACCCGGTGGCCCTGGCCGATGCGCTGGAAGTCCAGAAAGGGGCGGAGCAGGTGCTGGTGGACAGCGCCGGGCGCAATCCCTACGACGAGGCCGACATGCGAGAGCTGCGCGACTTCCTGGTCGCCGCGGACATAGAGCCGGTGCTGGTCCTGCCGGCCGGTCTGGATGCGCAGGAGGCTGGCGAGATGGCCCGCGCCTTCCGTCAGGTCGGCGTGCGCCGGCTGCTGCCGACGCGGCTCGACATGGCGCGCCGGCTGGGCAGCCTGCTGGCCGCGGCCTACGAGGCGGAGATGTCCTTCGCCGACGCCTCCGCGACCCCCAAGGTGATCGACGGTCTGGGGGCGCTGACCCCCACCACACTTGCACGATTCATGATGCCGGAAGAAGCGGCAGCCGCGCAGCGGCGCATCAAGCAGACGGGAACCCACGCATGA
- the flhA gene encoding flagellar biosynthesis protein FlhA gives MTDQTNKWGLHDGLGALRQLWDAVRHGEMLLALAIVGVLVILILPMPTWLLDVGLTFSFTFSILILMTVLSIRKPLEFTSFPTILLISTLLRLALNLASTRLILGNGHKGESAAGSVIEAFGGFVMGGNFIIGVTVFFILVLVNFMVITKGSGRIAEVAARFTLDAMPGKQMAIDADLSSGLIDESEARRRRKELEDESQFFGAMDGASKFVRGDAVAGIAITFINVIIGMVVGIGQKGMTFLDAGQTYTLLTVGDGLVSQIPALVVSVAAGILVSKSGVTGSAEKAVFGQLSHYPMALGITSGLLVALALLPGLPMPPFLLLASAAGFAAWYVPRMRAKEEERIAREELESVPPAPVVEEPISSALAIDLVRLELGYGLLSLINTEAGHRLTDQIKGLRRQLASEIGIILPAVRIQDNLQLPPNTYVIRVKEIEAGRGDVRPNMLLCMDPRGETITLPGEATKEPTFGLPAKWIEHAYREEALFKGLTVVDPPTVLTTHLTELVKDNMADLLSYSEAQKLLDEMPKEHQKLVADVVPSQINVGGLQRVLQNLLAERISIRDLATILEGVAEASAYTRSMTQITEHVRARLARQISDANTNEMGYIPLLTLSPEWEQAFAESIVGEGDERQLSMAPSRLQQFITVVRQNFDRLAMQGEAPVLLTSPAVRPFVRSIVERFRPATVVMSQNEIHAKAKIKTVGQI, from the coding sequence ATGACGGATCAGACGAACAAGTGGGGGCTGCACGACGGGCTGGGGGCATTGCGCCAGCTCTGGGATGCCGTGCGCCATGGCGAGATGCTGCTGGCGCTTGCCATCGTCGGGGTCCTGGTCATTCTGATCCTGCCGATGCCGACCTGGCTGCTGGATGTCGGTCTGACTTTCAGCTTCACCTTCTCGATCCTGATCCTGATGACGGTGCTCAGCATCCGGAAGCCGCTGGAATTCACCTCCTTTCCGACCATCCTGCTGATCTCCACCCTGCTTCGCCTGGCGCTCAACCTTGCCTCCACCCGTCTGATCCTGGGCAATGGGCATAAGGGGGAAAGTGCGGCCGGCAGCGTGATCGAGGCGTTCGGCGGCTTCGTCATGGGCGGCAACTTCATCATCGGCGTCACGGTGTTCTTCATCCTGGTGCTGGTGAACTTCATGGTCATCACGAAGGGTTCGGGCCGTATCGCCGAAGTGGCAGCCCGCTTCACCCTGGACGCCATGCCCGGCAAGCAGATGGCCATCGACGCCGACCTCTCCTCCGGCCTGATCGACGAGTCTGAGGCGCGGCGGCGGCGCAAGGAGCTGGAGGACGAGAGCCAGTTCTTCGGCGCCATGGACGGTGCGTCCAAGTTCGTGCGCGGCGACGCGGTGGCCGGCATCGCCATCACCTTCATCAACGTCATCATCGGCATGGTCGTCGGCATCGGCCAGAAGGGCATGACCTTCCTGGATGCCGGCCAGACCTACACGCTGCTGACCGTCGGCGACGGTCTGGTCTCCCAGATTCCGGCCCTGGTCGTATCCGTCGCCGCCGGTATCCTGGTGTCCAAGTCCGGCGTGACCGGCTCCGCCGAGAAGGCTGTGTTCGGCCAGCTCAGCCACTATCCCATGGCGCTGGGCATCACTTCGGGCCTGCTGGTGGCGTTGGCGCTTCTACCCGGCCTGCCGATGCCGCCCTTCCTGCTGCTGGCCTCCGCCGCGGGCTTCGCCGCCTGGTACGTGCCCCGCATGCGCGCGAAGGAGGAGGAGCGTATCGCCCGGGAAGAGCTGGAATCCGTGCCGCCCGCCCCGGTGGTGGAGGAGCCGATCTCAAGCGCGCTGGCCATCGATCTGGTCCGGCTGGAGCTGGGCTACGGGCTGCTGTCCCTGATCAATACGGAGGCCGGGCACCGGCTGACCGACCAGATCAAGGGGCTGCGCCGCCAGCTGGCCAGCGAGATCGGCATCATCCTGCCGGCCGTCCGAATCCAGGACAATCTCCAGCTCCCGCCCAACACCTATGTGATCCGGGTCAAGGAGATCGAGGCCGGGCGCGGCGATGTGCGGCCCAACATGCTGCTCTGCATGGACCCGCGGGGCGAGACCATCACCCTGCCCGGCGAGGCGACAAAGGAGCCGACCTTCGGCCTGCCCGCCAAGTGGATCGAGCACGCCTATCGCGAGGAGGCCCTGTTCAAGGGCCTGACCGTCGTTGATCCGCCCACTGTCCTGACCACGCACCTGACCGAACTGGTGAAGGACAACATGGCCGATCTGCTCTCCTACTCGGAGGCGCAGAAGCTGCTGGACGAGATGCCGAAGGAGCACCAGAAGCTGGTGGCCGACGTGGTGCCGTCCCAGATCAATGTCGGCGGTCTGCAACGGGTGCTTCAGAACCTTCTGGCGGAGCGGATTTCCATCCGCGACCTCGCCACCATCCTGGAAGGCGTTGCCGAGGCGTCGGCCTATACCCGCAGCATGACCCAGATCACCGAGCATGTGCGCGCCCGGCTGGCCCGCCAGATCAGCGACGCCAACACCAACGAGATGGGCTACATTCCCCTTCTGACCCTGAGCCCGGAATGGGAGCAGGCCTTTGCCGAGAGCATTGTCGGCGAAGGGGATGAGCGGCAGCTCTCCATGGCCCCCTCGCGGCTCCAGCAGTTCATCACCGTCGTGCGTCAGAACTTCGACCGGCTGGCCATGCAGGGCGAGGCGCCGGTGCTGCTGACCAGCCCGGCGGTCCGGCCCTTCGTCCGCTCCATCGTGGAGCGGTTCCGTCCGGCCACCGTGGTGATGTCGCAGAACGAGATCCACGCCAAGGCGAAGATCAAGACGGTGGGGCAGATCTGA
- the flbD gene encoding sigma-54-dependent transcriptional regulator FlbD, whose translation MRLLIVGTLEGYITAAGRIALQKGAKVAHIDSIDGAMNALRTGQGADLVMVDVKMDVARLVDALKAERFAVPVVACGVGTDAQAAVRAIRAGAKEYIPLPPDANLIAAVLEAVAEESHAVISRDPAMQGTLRLAEQIAPSDASVLITGESGTGKEVVSRFIHRKSRRANAPFVSVNCAAIPENLLESELFGHEKGAFTGAVARRIGKFEEANGGTLLLDEISEMDIRLQAKLLRALQERVIDRVGGTTPVKVDIRVLATSNRDMMSEVRGGRFREDLYFRLNVVTLNLPPLRERPQDIPVLAQHFAAKYSEANGLPERTIGAQAMAMLQAHHWRGNVRELENTLHRAVLLSRGNEIGPDAILLTGAEPAAAPALGTVAARATTAAASPAATSAPNGTAGTPTQALVGKTVAEVERDLIIDTLRHTLGNRTHAANILGISIRTLRNKLKEYSEDGVPVPPPGTEERATA comes from the coding sequence ATGCGTCTCCTGATCGTCGGCACCCTGGAAGGCTACATTACGGCAGCCGGAAGGATCGCCTTGCAGAAGGGCGCCAAGGTAGCCCACATCGACAGCATCGACGGGGCGATGAACGCGCTGCGCACCGGCCAGGGCGCCGATCTCGTCATGGTCGACGTCAAGATGGACGTTGCCCGGCTGGTGGATGCTCTGAAGGCGGAGCGTTTCGCCGTTCCCGTCGTGGCCTGCGGCGTGGGCACCGACGCGCAGGCCGCCGTACGGGCGATCCGCGCCGGGGCCAAGGAATACATCCCCCTCCCCCCCGATGCGAACCTGATCGCAGCGGTGCTGGAGGCGGTCGCGGAGGAGAGCCACGCCGTCATCAGCCGCGATCCGGCAATGCAGGGCACATTGCGGCTGGCGGAGCAGATCGCGCCCAGCGACGCTTCCGTCCTGATAACGGGCGAGAGCGGGACCGGTAAGGAGGTTGTCAGCCGCTTCATCCACCGGAAGAGCCGGCGGGCCAATGCGCCCTTCGTCTCCGTCAACTGCGCCGCGATTCCGGAGAACCTGCTGGAATCGGAGCTGTTCGGCCATGAGAAGGGCGCCTTCACCGGCGCCGTGGCGCGGCGCATCGGCAAGTTCGAGGAAGCCAACGGCGGCACGCTGCTGCTGGACGAAATTTCCGAGATGGACATCCGGCTCCAGGCCAAGCTGCTGCGGGCCCTGCAGGAGCGGGTGATCGACCGGGTCGGCGGCACCACGCCGGTCAAGGTTGATATCCGCGTACTCGCCACCTCCAACCGGGACATGATGTCCGAGGTGCGGGGCGGACGCTTCCGCGAGGACCTCTATTTCCGCCTCAACGTCGTCACGCTGAACCTGCCGCCCTTGCGGGAGCGTCCGCAGGACATTCCCGTGCTGGCCCAGCATTTCGCCGCCAAATATTCCGAGGCCAACGGCCTGCCGGAGCGGACCATCGGCGCACAGGCCATGGCCATGCTCCAGGCCCATCACTGGCGCGGCAATGTGCGCGAGCTGGAGAATACCCTCCACCGCGCCGTGCTGCTGAGCCGCGGCAACGAGATCGGCCCCGACGCCATCCTGCTCACCGGCGCGGAACCGGCCGCGGCGCCCGCCCTGGGCACAGTGGCCGCCCGCGCCACCACGGCGGCGGCTTCCCCTGCCGCAACGTCCGCCCCGAACGGAACCGCCGGCACGCCCACCCAGGCGCTGGTCGGCAAGACGGTGGCGGAGGTGGAGCGGGATCTGATCATCGACACGCTGCGCCATACGCTGGGCAACCGGACCCATGCCGCGAACATCCTCGGCATCTCCATCCGCACCCTGCGCAACAAGCTGAAGGAATATTCCGAGGACGGCGTGCCGGTACCGCCGCCGGGCACGGAAGAACGGGCGACCGCGTGA